A genomic stretch from Microbacterium proteolyticum includes:
- the secE gene encoding preprotein translocase subunit SecE, translating to MTQDEASGELVAERGAPREKKLNFFARIALFIRQVFAELRKVVTPTRQELLKFTAVVLGFVVVMMAIVYGLDVLFVWITTAVFGVPGTAGA from the coding sequence ATGACGCAGGACGAAGCGAGTGGCGAGCTCGTCGCCGAGCGCGGCGCCCCCCGTGAGAAGAAGCTGAACTTCTTCGCGCGGATCGCCCTCTTCATCCGTCAGGTCTTCGCAGAGCTCCGCAAGGTCGTCACCCCGACCCGGCAGGAGCTGCTGAAGTTCACCGCCGTGGTCCTCGGTTTCGTCGTCGTCATGATGGCGATCGTCTACGGCCTCGACGTGCTGTTCGTGTGGATCACCACCGCCGTCTTCGGCGTCCCCGGTACCGCCGGCGCCTGA
- the nusG gene encoding transcription termination/antitermination protein NusG, whose amino-acid sequence MSERYVDDADWATAAEQSSEDDEAQEGNVLESQERASDSAEHSAVHIVDDEADVDDADLTDIDITDPEADAIVNDALEIDETSEAEAAAEVLNDSLAEEQAEEAADAADEVTPYDGPDVNGEPDEPVLDEEFVDEVSAAASVVDDVEASESPADAAEDEDIDPYDAFRAELRSLPGKWYVIHSYAGFERKVKANIEQRKSTLEVEDDIYQIEVPMEDVVEIKNGQRKMVNRVRIPGYVLVRMDLNEDTWSVVRHTPGVTGFVGNAHNPTPLRFEEAFNMLKSLVEVKESAPAKAGAAKGSPTAQRVIPAEVDFETGETITIKEGSFAGLPGTISEIKPESGKLTVLVSLFERETPVELSFDQVTKMV is encoded by the coding sequence GTGTCTGAAAGATATGTCGACGACGCCGATTGGGCGACGGCAGCCGAGCAGTCCAGCGAGGACGACGAAGCCCAGGAGGGCAACGTGCTCGAGTCTCAGGAGCGCGCCTCCGACTCGGCCGAGCACTCCGCCGTGCACATCGTGGACGACGAGGCCGATGTCGACGACGCCGACCTCACCGACATCGACATCACCGACCCGGAGGCGGACGCCATCGTGAATGACGCTCTCGAGATCGACGAGACCAGCGAGGCCGAGGCCGCGGCCGAGGTCCTGAACGACTCCCTTGCGGAGGAGCAGGCCGAAGAGGCCGCCGACGCCGCCGACGAGGTCACCCCCTACGACGGCCCCGACGTCAACGGCGAGCCCGACGAGCCCGTGCTCGACGAGGAGTTCGTCGACGAGGTCTCAGCCGCGGCATCCGTGGTCGACGACGTCGAAGCATCCGAGTCGCCCGCCGACGCCGCCGAGGACGAGGACATCGACCCCTACGACGCGTTCCGCGCCGAACTGCGCTCGCTGCCGGGCAAGTGGTACGTCATCCACTCCTACGCCGGTTTCGAGCGCAAGGTGAAGGCCAACATTGAGCAGCGCAAGTCGACGCTCGAGGTCGAGGACGACATCTACCAGATCGAAGTCCCGATGGAAGACGTCGTCGAGATCAAGAACGGCCAGCGCAAGATGGTCAACCGCGTGCGCATCCCCGGCTACGTGCTGGTGCGCATGGACCTCAACGAAGACACCTGGTCGGTCGTGCGTCACACGCCCGGTGTGACGGGCTTCGTGGGCAACGCCCACAACCCCACGCCGCTGCGTTTCGAAGAGGCCTTCAACATGCTGAAGAGCTTGGTCGAGGTCAAGGAGTCCGCTCCCGCCAAGGCCGGTGCCGCCAAGGGCTCGCCCACGGCGCAGCGCGTCATCCCCGCCGAGGTCGACTTCGAGACCGGCGAGACGATCACGATCAAGGAGGGCTCGTTCGCGGGTCTTCCCGGCACGATCAGCGAGATCAAGCCCGAGAGCGGCAAGCTCACCGTGCTCGTGTCGCTCTTCGAGCGCGAGACCCCCGTCGAGCTGTCGTTCGACCAGGTCACCAAGATGGTCTGA
- the rplK gene encoding 50S ribosomal protein L11 translates to MAPKKKVTGLIKLQIKAGAANPAPPIGPALGQHGVNIMEFCKAYNAATEAQRGNVIPVEITVYEDRSFTFILKTPPAAELIKKAAGLAKGSPTPHTTKVGKLTKEQVREIATTKQPDLNANDLEAASKIIAGTARSMGITVED, encoded by the coding sequence ATGGCACCCAAGAAAAAGGTGACCGGCCTGATCAAGCTCCAGATCAAGGCCGGCGCGGCCAACCCCGCGCCGCCGATCGGTCCGGCGCTCGGTCAGCACGGCGTCAACATCATGGAGTTCTGCAAGGCGTACAACGCGGCGACCGAGGCCCAGCGCGGCAACGTCATCCCCGTTGAGATCACCGTCTACGAGGACCGCAGCTTCACGTTCATCCTGAAGACGCCCCCCGCCGCCGAGCTCATCAAGAAGGCCGCCGGCCTGGCAAAGGGCTCGCCGACGCCGCACACCACCAAGGTCGGCAAGCTGACCAAGGAGCAGGTCCGCGAGATCGCCACCACGAAGCAGCCCGACCTGAACGCGAACGACCTCGAGGCCGCCTCGAAGATCATCGCCGGCACCGCCCGTTCCATGGGCATCACGGTCGAGGACTGA
- the rplA gene encoding 50S ribosomal protein L1: MATKSKAFRAAAEKIAADTFYTPAEAVALAKETGSKKFDSTVEVALKLSVDPRKADQMVRGTVILPHGTGKTARVIVFANGPAAEAALAAGADEVGGTDLIEKVAAGYTSFDAAVATPELMGQVGRLGKVLGPRGLMPNPKTGTVTPNPAKAVEEIKGGKIEFRVDKHANVHFVVGKASFSAEQLDENLKAALEEIVRLKPSSSKGRYIQKGAVSTTFGPGIPLDVNVLV; the protein is encoded by the coding sequence ATGGCTACCAAGTCCAAGGCATTCCGCGCCGCTGCTGAGAAGATCGCGGCCGACACGTTCTACACCCCCGCCGAGGCCGTCGCCCTGGCGAAGGAGACCGGCTCGAAGAAGTTCGACTCGACCGTCGAGGTCGCGCTGAAGCTCTCGGTCGACCCCCGTAAGGCCGACCAGATGGTCCGCGGCACGGTCATCCTGCCCCACGGCACGGGTAAGACCGCGCGCGTCATCGTCTTCGCCAACGGCCCCGCAGCCGAGGCGGCTCTCGCCGCCGGCGCCGACGAGGTCGGTGGCACGGACCTCATCGAGAAGGTCGCCGCCGGTTACACGTCGTTCGACGCCGCCGTCGCCACGCCCGAGCTCATGGGCCAGGTCGGTCGCCTCGGTAAGGTCCTCGGACCCCGCGGCCTCATGCCGAACCCCAAGACCGGCACCGTGACCCCCAACCCGGCCAAGGCCGTCGAGGAGATCAAGGGCGGAAAGATCGAGTTCCGCGTCGACAAGCACGCCAACGTGCACTTCGTCGTCGGCAAGGCGTCGTTCTCGGCCGAGCAGCTCGACGAGAACCTGAAGGCCGCGCTCGAGGAGATCGTCCGCCTCAAGCCGTCGAGCTCGAAGGGCCGTTACATCCAGAAGGGCGCCGTCTCGACCACCTTCGGTCCCGGCATCCCGCTGGACGTCAACGTCCTCGTCTGA
- a CDS encoding amino acid ABC transporter substrate-binding protein — protein sequence MPRRRLTVLAATLGLSALALTACSGGTTSETSGAGSEYDLVSDGTLTVATEGTYRPFSYHEGAGELTGFDVEIAQAVADKLGLEVRFQETQWDAIFAGLEAGRFDVIANQVSINPEREEKYTFSSPYTVSRGVIVTTEDDSAISSFADLSGKTTAQSLTSNWYELATESGAQVEAVEGWAQAVALLKQGRVDATINDQLTYLDYEKTNSPTGLKIAAETEDTSESAFAFKKGQDALAEAVDGALEELRADGTLAEISQKYFGADVTQ from the coding sequence ATGCCCCGTCGCCGTTTGACCGTCCTCGCCGCCACCCTGGGCCTGAGCGCCCTCGCGCTGACCGCCTGCAGCGGCGGCACGACCTCCGAGACCTCCGGAGCCGGCTCCGAGTACGACCTCGTCTCCGACGGCACGCTCACCGTCGCCACCGAGGGCACCTACCGCCCGTTCTCGTACCACGAGGGCGCGGGGGAGCTCACCGGCTTCGACGTCGAGATCGCCCAGGCCGTCGCCGACAAGCTCGGTCTCGAGGTGCGCTTCCAGGAGACCCAGTGGGATGCCATCTTCGCCGGCCTCGAGGCGGGACGCTTCGACGTCATCGCCAACCAGGTGTCCATCAACCCGGAGCGCGAGGAGAAGTACACCTTCAGCTCGCCGTACACCGTCTCGCGCGGCGTGATCGTCACGACGGAGGACGACTCCGCGATCTCGAGCTTCGCCGACCTGTCGGGCAAGACCACCGCGCAGTCGCTCACGAGCAACTGGTACGAGCTGGCCACCGAGAGCGGCGCCCAGGTCGAGGCCGTCGAGGGCTGGGCGCAGGCCGTCGCTCTGCTGAAGCAGGGCCGTGTGGATGCCACCATCAACGACCAGCTCACCTACCTCGACTACGAGAAGACGAACAGCCCGACCGGCCTGAAGATCGCCGCCGAGACCGAGGACACCTCCGAGAGCGCTTTCGCGTTCAAGAAGGGTCAGGATGCTCTCGCCGAGGCCGTCGACGGCGCGCTGGAGGAGTTGCGCGCCGACGGGACGCTCGCCGAGATCAGCCAGA